A genomic window from Rhizobium sp. EC-SD404 includes:
- a CDS encoding DUF2628 domain-containing protein: MKTFVVMTPPGGDPDGIETRFIRDGFAPLAFIFPVFWFLWHRMWLWTGAFFLVAAVTNWLMATGDTFATGFAFSVATSLYAGLEGNRLRTAKLEARGWRMEALVDAFSLDEAEEVFFTRHAATGSVDGTVEPDVRDVNEMRSDGAKTGFQRPAESFGMFEWNGVR, from the coding sequence ATGAAAACCTTCGTGGTGATGACGCCGCCAGGCGGCGACCCGGACGGGATCGAGACGCGCTTCATTCGCGATGGCTTTGCGCCGCTCGCCTTCATCTTCCCGGTCTTCTGGTTCCTCTGGCACCGCATGTGGCTTTGGACAGGGGCCTTTTTTCTCGTCGCCGCCGTCACCAACTGGCTGATGGCGACGGGCGATACCTTCGCAACCGGTTTTGCGTTTTCGGTCGCGACATCGCTCTACGCTGGTCTCGAGGGTAACCGCCTGCGGACAGCAAAGCTGGAAGCACGCGGCTGGAGGATGGAAGCGCTGGTCGACGCGTTCTCACTCGACGAGGCCGAGGAAGTGTTCTTCACCAGGCACGCTGCGACCGGTTCCGTCGACGGCACCGTTGAACCGGATGTGCGTGATGTGAATGAGATGCGGTCCGACGGCGCGAAAACTGGCTTTCAAAGGCCCGCGGAAAGCTTCGGCATGTTTGAATGGAATGGAGTGCGCTGA
- the hisB gene encoding imidazoleglycerol-phosphate dehydratase HisB, translated as MASKDRGENERRSASISRKTNETDISVSVAIDGTGRASMETGVGFFDHMLDQLARHSMSDIEVRAKGDLHIDDHHTVEDTGITLGQAFSKALGDRKGITRYASLDLAMDEALTRAAIDVSGRPFLVWNVTFPTEKIGSFDTELVREFFQAFSQHAGITLHVTNLAGANSHHIAETCFKAVARVLRSAMEIDPRAADRIPSTKGILV; from the coding sequence ATGGCATCGAAGGACAGGGGCGAGAACGAGCGGCGCAGCGCCAGCATCTCGCGCAAGACAAACGAAACCGACATCTCGGTGAGTGTCGCCATCGACGGCACCGGACGGGCCTCGATGGAGACCGGCGTCGGATTCTTCGACCATATGCTGGACCAGCTTGCGCGCCATTCGATGAGCGATATCGAGGTGCGTGCTAAGGGCGATCTGCACATCGACGATCACCACACCGTCGAGGATACCGGCATCACGCTCGGCCAGGCTTTTTCCAAGGCGCTCGGCGACCGCAAGGGCATCACCCGCTACGCCTCGCTCGATCTCGCCATGGACGAAGCTCTCACCCGCGCTGCGATCGATGTCTCCGGCCGCCCGTTTCTCGTCTGGAACGTCACGTTCCCGACCGAAAAGATCGGCAGCTTCGACACCGAGCTGGTGCGCGAGTTCTTTCAGGCGTTTAGCCAGCATGCAGGCATCACGCTGCACGTCACCAATCTTGCGGGTGCCAACAGCCACCATATCGCGGAGACTTGCTTCAAGGCGGTTGCGCGCGTGCTGCGGTCCGCGATGGAGATCGACCCGCGCGCTGCCGATCGCATTCCGTCCACCAAGGGCATTCTCGTCTGA
- the hslV gene encoding ATP-dependent protease subunit HslV → MSEHDPYGTMHATTIITVRKGGQVVMAGDGQVSLGQTVMKGNARKVRRLGKGDVIAGFAGATADAFTLLERLEAKLEQYPDQLMRAAVELAKDWRTDRYLRRLEAMMLVADKSVTLAITGNGDVLEPEHGTIAIGSGGNYAFAAARALMDTDLGAEEIARKAMGIAADICVYTNGNVVVELLDDAA, encoded by the coding sequence ATGAGCGAGCACGATCCCTACGGCACCATGCATGCAACCACGATCATTACGGTTCGCAAGGGCGGACAGGTGGTCATGGCCGGCGACGGCCAGGTCAGCCTCGGCCAGACCGTCATGAAGGGCAACGCACGCAAGGTGCGCCGGCTCGGAAAAGGCGACGTCATCGCTGGCTTCGCAGGCGCGACCGCCGATGCGTTCACTCTTCTGGAGCGGCTTGAAGCGAAGCTCGAGCAGTATCCGGACCAGCTGATGCGCGCCGCAGTCGAGCTTGCCAAGGATTGGCGCACCGACCGTTACCTGCGCCGGCTGGAGGCGATGATGCTGGTCGCCGACAAGTCGGTCACCTTGGCGATCACCGGCAATGGCGATGTGCTCGAGCCCGAGCACGGCACGATCGCGATCGGATCCGGCGGCAACTACGCTTTTGCAGCGGCACGAGCGCTGATGGACACCGACCTTGGCGCCGAAGAGATCGCGCGCAAGGCGATGGGCATCGCTGCCGATATCTGCGTCTACACCAATGGCAACGTGGTGGTGGAGCTTCTGGACGACGCGGCCTGA
- the hslU gene encoding ATP-dependent protease ATPase subunit HslU: MTVFSPREIVSELDRFIIGQNDAKRAVAIALRNRWRRQQLDESLRDEVMPKNILMIGPTGVGKTEISRRLAKLAGAPFIKVEATKFTEVGYVGRDVEQIIRDLVEVGIGLGRERKRQEVKAKAHLSAEDRVLDALVGSTASPATRDSFRKKLREGTLDEKEIEIEVADTGSGMPLDIPGMPGANIGVLNLSDMLGKAMGKRTKKIKTTVKQSYQQLIEDEADKLIDDEQIAREAVRAVENDGIVFLDEIDKIAAKNGGMGAGVSREGVQRDLLPLVEGTTVATKYGPVKTDHVLFIASGAFHVSKPSDLLPELQGRLPIRVELQALTKEDFRRILTETEASLIKQYVALMGTEQVELTFTDDAIDALAGVAVDLNASVENIGARRLQTVMERVLDTISFEAPDQSGATYVIDAEYVRKHVGDLAKNTDLSRYVL, encoded by the coding sequence ATGACCGTTTTTTCTCCGCGCGAGATCGTTTCCGAGCTCGACCGGTTCATCATCGGACAGAACGATGCGAAGCGCGCCGTCGCCATCGCGCTGCGTAACCGCTGGCGCCGCCAGCAGCTCGACGAGAGCCTGCGCGACGAGGTGATGCCGAAGAACATCCTGATGATCGGACCGACCGGCGTCGGCAAGACCGAGATTTCACGCCGCCTGGCAAAGCTCGCCGGCGCACCGTTCATCAAGGTTGAAGCGACGAAATTTACCGAGGTCGGCTATGTCGGCCGCGACGTCGAACAGATCATCCGCGATCTGGTCGAGGTCGGCATCGGCCTTGGACGCGAGCGCAAGCGCCAGGAGGTCAAGGCAAAGGCCCATCTTTCGGCCGAGGATCGGGTTCTCGACGCACTCGTCGGATCGACGGCTTCGCCCGCGACGCGCGATTCCTTCCGCAAGAAACTGCGTGAAGGTACGCTCGACGAGAAGGAAATCGAAATCGAGGTGGCCGACACCGGGTCGGGCATGCCGCTCGATATTCCCGGAATGCCCGGCGCCAATATCGGCGTGCTCAACCTTTCCGACATGCTCGGCAAGGCCATGGGCAAGCGCACGAAAAAGATCAAGACGACCGTCAAGCAGTCCTACCAGCAGCTGATCGAAGACGAGGCCGACAAGCTTATCGACGACGAGCAGATCGCCCGCGAAGCCGTCCGGGCCGTCGAGAATGACGGCATCGTTTTCCTCGACGAGATCGACAAGATCGCCGCCAAGAACGGCGGAATGGGCGCGGGCGTTTCGCGCGAAGGCGTACAGCGCGACCTTCTTCCGTTGGTCGAAGGTACGACCGTCGCCACCAAGTACGGGCCGGTCAAGACCGACCACGTGCTCTTCATCGCGTCCGGCGCCTTCCATGTTTCGAAGCCCTCCGACCTGCTGCCGGAACTCCAGGGACGCCTGCCGATCCGCGTCGAGCTGCAGGCGCTGACGAAGGAAGATTTTCGCCGCATCCTGACGGAAACCGAAGCGAGCCTCATCAAGCAATATGTCGCGCTCATGGGCACGGAGCAGGTCGAACTGACGTTCACGGACGACGCCATCGATGCACTCGCAGGCGTTGCCGTCGATCTCAACGCCAGCGTCGAGAACATCGGCGCCCGGCGGCTGCAGACGGTGATGGAACGCGTGCTCGATACGATCTCGTTCGAGGCGCCCGACCAGTCCGGTGCGACCTATGTGATCGACGCCGAATATGTCCGCAAGCATGTGGGCGATCTGGCGAAGAACACGGACCTGTCGCGCTACGTCCTCTAG
- a CDS encoding DUF1402 family protein translates to MIPGGWTRVFCLTVGLLVAALPAHAAGRPVPEGNRFAEQPAVPGASSRRTSGLNTTFEAKYRRIYDLLASDEGLRTKIRSAGRAYGIDPIHIVGALVGEHTYNVDAYDRLQSYYVKAVAYAGERFSFGHDGENVLAFVAREPFAHCAELTGSYALWSCRERVWDNVFRGRTVDGTRYPNDRFSAVFFQPFFAGQTFGLGQINPLTALKMSDRVNKVSGHPKLQADDPIGVYQAIMDPDRSLAYMAAILASSIEVYGRVANFDISTNPGITATLYNVGDPDLRAAVLARRNGGGGRHLPEENYYGWLVNDRLEELRTLFPES, encoded by the coding sequence ATGATTCCCGGCGGCTGGACACGTGTCTTCTGCTTGACGGTGGGGCTTCTTGTTGCTGCGCTTCCTGCGCATGCGGCCGGACGTCCGGTGCCTGAAGGAAACCGCTTCGCCGAACAGCCGGCTGTGCCTGGCGCATCGAGCCGCCGGACATCCGGGCTCAACACCACGTTCGAAGCAAAATACAGACGGATCTACGATCTGCTCGCCTCGGACGAAGGGCTTCGCACGAAGATCCGTTCGGCAGGCCGTGCCTATGGCATCGACCCTATCCACATCGTCGGCGCGCTGGTCGGCGAGCATACCTACAATGTCGACGCCTATGACCGGCTCCAGTCCTATTACGTGAAGGCCGTCGCCTATGCCGGCGAGCGCTTCTCCTTCGGCCACGATGGCGAAAACGTGCTCGCCTTCGTCGCCCGAGAGCCTTTCGCGCATTGCGCTGAACTGACCGGCTCCTATGCGCTCTGGTCCTGCCGTGAACGCGTCTGGGACAACGTCTTTCGCGGTCGCACGGTGGATGGCACGCGATACCCGAACGATCGGTTCTCGGCCGTGTTCTTCCAGCCGTTCTTTGCAGGCCAGACTTTCGGTCTCGGGCAGATCAATCCCCTGACAGCGCTGAAAATGTCGGATCGCGTCAACAAGGTCTCGGGCCATCCGAAGCTTCAGGCAGACGACCCGATCGGGGTCTACCAGGCGATCATGGATCCGGACCGGTCGCTGGCCTACATGGCGGCGATTCTCGCCTCGTCGATCGAGGTCTACGGCCGCGTTGCGAATTTCGACATTTCCACCAATCCCGGCATCACGGCCACGCTCTATAATGTCGGCGATCCCGATCTTCGCGCGGCGGTCCTCGCCCGTCGTAACGGTGGCGGGGGCCGGCATCTGCCGGAAGAAAACTATTACGGCTGGCTGGTCAACGATCGTCTCGAGGAACTGCGCACCCTCTTCCCGGAAAGCTGA
- a CDS encoding helix-turn-helix transcriptional regulator: protein MTPFGAAMRRMRTERCITQRAMAEAIGVSPAYLSALEHGHRGRPSWEFVQKVIGYFNIIWDEAEELQRLAYLSDPKIKLETSGLSQQKTEIANRLAHLLPQMNEKELATLSALLDQVEP, encoded by the coding sequence ATGACGCCGTTCGGCGCTGCCATGCGGCGGATGCGCACCGAACGCTGCATCACGCAGCGTGCGATGGCTGAAGCGATCGGCGTCTCTCCCGCCTATCTGTCGGCGTTGGAACACGGTCACCGTGGCCGCCCCAGCTGGGAATTCGTGCAGAAGGTCATCGGCTACTTCAACATCATCTGGGACGAGGCCGAAGAACTGCAGCGCCTCGCCTATCTGTCGGACCCGAAGATCAAGCTCGAAACGAGTGGTTTGTCGCAGCAAAAGACCGAGATCGCAAACCGTCTGGCGCATTTGCTGCCGCAGATGAACGAAAAGGAACTGGCCACCTTGAGCGCGCTGCTTGATCAGGTGGAGCCATAA
- a CDS encoding Smr/MutS family protein has translation MSKGRKLTRGENALWNKVAKTARPMPGRMETLLGSSADLAPKTPAPNAQPPQPAKVTEGMRKALAASFRESPIDETRKAKQPAASLHPIERPVHRKIARGRLPIDATIDLHGLDQSAAHGRLLGFLSRAYLDDLRHVLVITGKGASFGSEGALKRAVPHWLTQSDFRPYVSGYKQAARGHGGEGAIYLRLKKRRSAP, from the coding sequence ATGAGCAAGGGACGCAAGCTGACGCGCGGCGAGAACGCGCTGTGGAACAAGGTAGCGAAGACCGCGCGTCCTATGCCGGGTCGCATGGAGACCCTGCTCGGCAGCAGCGCCGATCTTGCGCCGAAGACGCCCGCGCCCAATGCGCAACCGCCTCAGCCTGCCAAGGTGACGGAAGGCATGCGCAAGGCACTCGCCGCGTCGTTCCGCGAATCACCGATCGACGAGACCCGCAAGGCGAAACAGCCAGCCGCTTCGCTGCACCCGATCGAGCGTCCCGTGCATCGAAAGATCGCGCGCGGACGGTTGCCGATCGACGCTACGATCGACCTGCACGGGCTCGATCAATCGGCGGCGCACGGTCGTCTGCTCGGCTTTCTCAGCCGGGCCTATCTGGATGACCTGCGCCACGTCCTCGTCATCACCGGCAAGGGCGCGTCGTTCGGCAGCGAAGGTGCCCTAAAGCGTGCCGTGCCCCACTGGCTGACGCAGTCGGATTTCAGGCCCTATGTGTCCGGCTACAAACAGGCCGCGCGTGGCCATGGCGGCGAGGGGGCGATCTATCTGCGCCTGAAGAAGCGCAGGTCCGCGCCATGA